In Methanosphaera sp. ISO3-F5, a genomic segment contains:
- the gatC gene encoding Asp-tRNA(Asn) amidotransferase subunit GatC produces MEIEKEAENILNKFSEALDQIPDSEETRYIVDNLNRTREDVMEKKNPEKILRNARVDKNGSVVAEKGKWTK; encoded by the coding sequence ATGGAAATAGAAAAAGAAGCAGAAAACATATTAAATAAATTTTCTGAAGCACTAGACCAAATACCAGACTCAGAAGAAACAAGATACATCGTAGACAACCTCAACAGAACAAGAGAAGATGTAATGGAAAAGAAAAATCCAGAAAAAATATTAAGAAATGCACGTGTCGATAAAAACGGCAGTGTTGTAGCAGAAAAAGGGAAATGGACGAAATGA
- a CDS encoding asparagine synthetase B: MCSIIGINGINVKNHLFTMIEVLKHRGPDATGVYSNNKIYLNENVHQAENSNFMLAHNLLSIIGNNELQPLQSNNLTLIANAEIYNYETLIKKYNITSLQTQSDCEIILKLIEKHYDNNLKEAVLNVISELDGDYAFCITDGEDYMVLRDEVGVKPVYYGSTDNYFAFASESKALKQINIENIHSLKPTQAIYNNKIISIRQEFIRVEDNTEYSLLKEELKNNIINAVHKRVNRLDEVAVLFSAGVDSTLLAVLLKKFGIKTTLYTVGTKNSQDLKFAKKVSEDIQLPLKTRIINEEIIENNFIPTLNIIEDTNLMKLGVGMTINLTSKLANKDGHKVILSGQGADELFTGYNRYKRKYKNKTKLLDELTHDLNNMYHVNLERDDKATMANSIELRVPYMDKQIIKTAIKIPINYMLHSEEDNIRKHILRDIAQELGVPEYIAYRPKKAAQYGTGIDKIIKKKIIKKEKYQKILENYH; this comes from the coding sequence ATGTGTTCAATAATAGGCATAAACGGAATTAATGTAAAAAATCACTTATTTACCATGATTGAAGTTCTAAAACATAGAGGTCCTGATGCTACAGGAGTATATTCTAACAATAAAATATACCTTAATGAAAATGTTCATCAAGCAGAAAACTCAAATTTCATGTTAGCACATAACTTGTTATCAATAATAGGAAACAATGAACTTCAGCCATTACAAAGTAATAATTTAACATTAATTGCTAATGCTGAAATATACAATTATGAAACATTAATAAAAAAGTATAATATCACATCTTTACAAACACAATCAGATTGCGAAATAATTTTAAAGCTAATCGAAAAACATTATGATAACAATTTAAAAGAAGCCGTGTTGAATGTAATATCAGAACTTGATGGAGATTATGCTTTTTGTATAACTGATGGTGAAGATTACATGGTCCTACGTGATGAAGTAGGGGTAAAACCAGTATATTATGGTAGTACTGATAATTATTTTGCATTTGCATCAGAAAGCAAAGCTTTAAAACAGATTAATATTGAAAACATACACTCATTAAAACCAACACAAGCAATATACAATAATAAAATAATCAGTATACGGCAGGAGTTCATACGAGTCGAAGATAATACTGAATATTCTTTGTTAAAAGAGGAATTGAAGAACAATATTATAAATGCGGTGCATAAACGTGTAAACAGGTTAGATGAGGTTGCAGTACTATTTTCTGCAGGAGTTGACAGTACACTGCTAGCAGTACTTCTTAAAAAGTTTGGTATAAAAACAACATTATACACAGTAGGTACCAAAAACAGTCAAGACCTAAAATTTGCTAAAAAAGTATCAGAAGATATACAGTTACCACTAAAAACCAGGATAATTAATGAAGAAATAATAGAAAATAATTTCATACCTACACTAAACATAATAGAAGATACAAACCTGATGAAATTAGGAGTGGGAATGACAATAAATCTCACAAGCAAACTTGCAAATAAAGATGGTCATAAAGTAATCCTATCAGGACAAGGTGCAGATGAACTATTCACAGGATACAACAGATACAAAAGAAAATACAAAAACAAAACCAAACTACTTGATGAACTAACACACGACCTAAACAACATGTACCATGTAAACCTGGAAAGAGACGATAAAGCCACAATGGCCAACTCAATAGAACTAAGAGTACCATACATGGACAAACAAATAATAAAAACAGCAATAAAAATCCCAATAAACTACATGCTACACTCAGAAGAAGACAACATACGAAAACACATACTACGAGATATAGCACAAGAACTAGGAGTACCAGAATACATAGCATACAGACCAAAAAAAGCAGCACAATACGGCACAGGAATAGATAAAATAATCAAAAAGAAAATAATCAAAAAAGAAAAATACCAAAAAATACTCGAAAACTATCACTAA
- a CDS encoding glycosyltransferase, translated as MAYGIKSMSANAIKTKIIRNKLFDEEYYLSFIKEENIDDALEHYLNIGYKMGLNPSPFFDTKYYLEHNPDVKNTNMNPLAHYAIYELGSDKKIKFDLSLSEYKKFIELVYAEKLFDEEYYRKQCKDEKITDLMDHYIYIGSKNGLNPSILFDTNNYLKNNHDVSEKKINPLIHYVLYALNSERKVKHDLSIQEWKNFRKKVYREYLFNDSYYLSNLKETQVTDPLDHYLSIGYHNGLNPSEYFETTTYLENNPDVKKLDINPLIHYVLYSFNSNRKVKINLSLSNYKKFKETAYKEKLFIDEYYLNQFSEKINNPFDHYLTIGWKENKNPSYRFNTQYYLQKNRDVKESGINPLFHLINYSLESNRKFNFDISYPEFKKFEKEVIEEGFFEEEYYTSQLNEYTQDPLGHYLEIGWKENKNPSYIFDTNEFLKYNSDSIKGNNNPLIYFMLNDRDKNHKINYGFSYKEFCGFEKKVKQLGLFDEEYYRVTNPDVHAHNLLSHYLTIGFKEGRNPSGLFDTNCYLKNSRDIVKLGLNPLIHYANHAYNGNRKIKCDLSLSKFNEFKDFIINEGFYDEEYYLEQCNTTIIDPLDHYLTVGWKKNKNPSPLFNTKEYLRFNEDIRESGMNPLLHYVKYGMNQSRIFNFGLTYEEFKNFQKVIMEEELFDEEYYLNQLKNQEIKYPLYHYLTEGYKLGLDPSVNFSTSGYLSQYTDIANDGRNPLVHFCQYGMDEDRIAKYNITLPELKEFRKKVVEEELFDEEYYLSQCNEKNIRNPLDHYVEIGSKKGLNPSILFNTNNYIKNNPNVKYLNKNPLVHYTMYAYDSNRKVNHDLSLKQYKKFRNFVIKEKYFDEKYYLSNLQDTREVNDALEHYLNIGYEEGYDPSEKFNTSEYLEEYPGIGDKNPLIHYIMNLLNAYDTLSDSELFDEEFYLTHLDDYLITEEDEKLMRNESDEFEKKSKYDPEEIDDPVMHYLTIGVKDGLNPNPYFSSLKYLEWNQDVKDAGLDPLYHYIIHGKRQTRDSYMVLSNHLKKFDKRYKIHSTSNMLKALKNKVSIIIPIYNAYEETKECITSVLRNTHINYELILINDCSTDKRIDELLDSLRYVPQIRIIRNKENQGFIRNVNMGMNSTKNDVVLLNSDTIVTPHWLSHLVYCAYSSNEIGTVTPFSNASDISIQEFDNKNFDEINKNAYRLDKLSYNLNIEAPTGNGFCMFIKRACIEEVGLFDETFGKGYGEETDFTYRALNNGWLNIRNDSVFIYHRRHASFKKENTNNLKARNKKILEKRYPSLYDDWNEFVQSKSLQDSLERIRLHHDDIKNPERILYVTGIEKNTPILDEDYHKIADYYDTYILTLHSKQIKLGVIREGRFVLYEKWDITSKWDQNTYVSLYTNILLNLKIDLVYVKYLYSYYNPNNQDLSLFIRLLSRFEIQALYEATCNKENIHETIHNLLNPHESLKELINKKTHEIDFNNSKLVVYTALTGNYDELVTPLVINPKFDYICFTDNPNLKSDFWTIKYMEEEHIDKIRKARKYKILPHKYLKEYDYSLWIDANFDIIGDIEEYIHKYSSNNKLLVIKHDIRDDIYDEAEECIRLEKDTPELIHKQIARYAEDNYPRHNGLIASGIIFRNHNNQEVKALMNEWYREVQDYSRRDQLSFNYVCWKNNFEYDESPIFYFKNQYFQRLLHVGDNNINLKYDEESINRILESFNQKTSIIIPIYNAYEETKACIESVLKYTTTPYELLLINDCSTDKRIEELLSKYQDYLNITVINNEQNQGFVRNINLGFEKTSDDVIILNSDTEVTPKWLQKLKIAAYSKENIATVTPLSNNAGAFSVPIVDEDNELQPELGVTGTSNLIEKISKNIKLYVPTGNGFCMYIKREAIYSVGFFDQIFGKGYCEENDFCMRLLEKGWLNVIEPSTYIYHKHNVSFASLKDELYLKNRQLLEEKYPDYSLKLLDMLRSYNLRDIRKRIAVMLESENNYKFNVQRILYLIHEGTGGTLHTSIELMGNLPDNIESYILTAGKEEIKLYKYTKSVNDSQSSEEDDDEFLQHLTLLSTWTIKNEYSIKDVFNNEFRRIYFNILCSLKIDLVHIRHLIRHSFDMPYIAKQIGIPVILSFHDFYYVCPSHNLIDDTEKYCGGHCSPIKNNQGQCDITGGLNAPLLKTYITQWRKEVSQMLDNCDAFVTTSQSAYDIYTEFYPKLSEKTFMIIEHGRDISTPDKINQKLPTFKDQPIRILFPGHINVNKGGWLIKAIKEYDTENRLEFHYMGNIHSKFHLEDIGIHHGYYKRSEFCKEVEKIKPHFIGLFSIWPETYCHTLTESWGCGIPVITLDMGALGERVKRHGGGYFIENNPKKAYDKIIEISENDSQYDEIINQITKINFKSTKQMADEYMELYKNFLDFN; from the coding sequence ATGGCTTATGGGATTAAATCAATGAGTGCAAATGCGATTAAAACTAAAATTATCAGAAACAAACTTTTTGATGAAGAATATTATTTATCATTTATCAAAGAGGAAAATATAGATGATGCATTAGAACATTATTTGAACATAGGATATAAAATGGGATTAAATCCTTCACCTTTTTTTGATACAAAATATTACTTAGAACATAATCCTGATGTTAAAAATACAAATATGAACCCATTAGCTCATTATGCAATATATGAATTAGGCAGTGACAAGAAAATTAAATTTGATCTAAGTTTATCTGAATATAAAAAATTCATTGAATTGGTCTATGCAGAGAAACTTTTTGATGAAGAATACTACCGAAAACAATGTAAAGATGAAAAAATAACTGATCTAATGGACCATTACATATATATTGGAAGTAAAAATGGTTTAAATCCATCAATATTATTTGATACAAATAATTATTTAAAAAATAATCATGATGTATCAGAAAAAAAAATTAATCCATTAATTCATTACGTACTTTATGCATTAAATAGTGAACGTAAGGTAAAACATGATTTATCCATTCAGGAGTGGAAAAACTTTAGAAAAAAAGTTTACAGGGAATACTTATTTAATGATTCATATTATCTATCAAACCTAAAAGAAACACAGGTAACAGACCCTCTGGATCATTATCTGAGTATAGGATATCATAATGGATTAAATCCATCAGAATATTTTGAAACAACAACTTACCTGGAAAATAATCCTGATGTAAAAAAATTGGATATTAATCCATTAATACATTATGTTCTATATTCATTTAACAGTAATCGTAAAGTAAAAATAAATCTAAGCTTGTCAAATTATAAAAAATTTAAAGAAACAGCATATAAAGAAAAATTATTTATAGACGAATACTATTTAAATCAATTTTCTGAAAAAATAAACAATCCATTCGATCATTATTTAACAATAGGCTGGAAAGAAAACAAAAATCCATCCTATCGTTTTAACACACAATATTATCTTCAAAAAAATAGGGATGTTAAAGAATCAGGAATTAATCCATTATTCCATTTAATAAATTATTCTTTAGAAAGTAATAGAAAATTCAATTTTGATATATCCTATCCAGAATTTAAAAAATTTGAAAAAGAAGTTATCGAAGAAGGATTTTTTGAAGAGGAATATTATACTAGTCAATTAAATGAATATACGCAGGACCCATTAGGACATTACTTGGAAATTGGATGGAAAGAAAATAAAAATCCTTCTTATATATTTGATACAAATGAATTCTTAAAATATAATAGTGACAGTATTAAAGGAAACAATAATCCATTAATCTATTTTATGTTAAATGATAGGGATAAGAACCATAAAATAAATTACGGTTTCTCTTATAAAGAATTCTGTGGATTTGAGAAAAAAGTTAAACAATTAGGTTTATTTGATGAAGAGTATTATCGTGTAACTAATCCTGATGTTCATGCTCATAATCTTTTATCTCACTATTTAACCATTGGATTTAAAGAGGGAAGAAATCCATCCGGATTATTTGACACTAACTGTTATTTAAAAAACAGTCGTGATATAGTTAAATTAGGATTAAATCCTTTGATTCATTATGCTAATCATGCATATAATGGGAATAGAAAAATTAAATGTGACTTAAGTTTATCTAAATTTAATGAATTTAAAGATTTTATAATAAATGAAGGATTTTATGATGAAGAATACTATTTAGAACAATGTAACACTACTATAATTGATCCATTGGATCATTATTTAACAGTAGGTTGGAAAAAAAATAAAAATCCTTCACCATTGTTTAATACAAAAGAATATTTACGATTTAATGAGGATATTCGTGAATCAGGAATGAATCCATTACTCCATTATGTGAAATATGGAATGAATCAATCAAGAATCTTTAATTTCGGATTAACATATGAAGAATTCAAAAACTTCCAAAAAGTTATAATGGAAGAAGAATTATTTGATGAAGAATACTACTTAAATCAATTAAAAAATCAAGAAATAAAATATCCATTATACCATTATTTAACAGAAGGATACAAATTAGGGCTTGATCCATCAGTCAACTTCAGCACATCTGGTTATCTAAGCCAATATACCGATATTGCTAATGATGGAAGAAATCCGTTAGTACATTTCTGTCAATACGGTATGGACGAGGACAGGATAGCTAAATATAATATCACATTACCGGAACTTAAAGAATTTAGAAAAAAAGTTGTTGAAGAAGAATTATTTGATGAAGAATACTATCTCAGTCAATGTAATGAAAAGAATATTAGAAATCCATTAGACCATTATGTGGAAATTGGAAGCAAAAAAGGATTAAATCCATCAATCTTATTCAACACAAACAATTACATAAAAAACAATCCTAATGTCAAATATTTAAATAAAAATCCATTAGTACACTATACAATGTATGCATATGATTCTAATAGGAAAGTAAATCATGATTTAAGTTTAAAGCAATATAAAAAATTCAGGAACTTTGTAATTAAAGAAAAATATTTTGATGAAAAATATTACTTATCAAATCTTCAGGATACAAGAGAAGTAAATGATGCATTAGAACATTACTTGAACATAGGATATGAAGAAGGGTATGATCCTTCCGAGAAATTCAATACAAGCGAATATCTTGAAGAATATCCGGGTATTGGGGATAAAAACCCATTAATTCATTACATAATGAATCTGTTAAATGCATATGATACTCTATCCGATTCTGAATTATTTGATGAAGAATTCTATTTAACACATTTAGATGACTATTTAATCACTGAAGAAGACGAAAAATTAATGAGAAACGAATCAGATGAGTTCGAAAAAAAGAGCAAATATGATCCCGAAGAAATAGACGATCCAGTAATGCATTATCTTACCATAGGAGTTAAAGATGGTTTAAACCCAAATCCATATTTTTCATCATTAAAATACTTGGAATGGAACCAGGATGTCAAAGATGCAGGATTGGATCCATTATACCATTATATTATTCACGGAAAAAGACAAACCAGGGATAGTTACATGGTATTAAGTAATCACTTAAAAAAATTCGATAAAAGATACAAGATACATTCAACATCTAACATGCTAAAAGCATTAAAAAACAAAGTATCCATCATAATACCAATATATAATGCTTACGAAGAAACAAAAGAATGTATTACAAGTGTGCTACGAAATACACATATAAACTATGAGTTAATCTTAATAAATGATTGCAGTACCGATAAAAGAATAGATGAATTACTAGACTCATTAAGATACGTTCCACAAATCAGGATAATAAGAAATAAAGAAAATCAAGGATTTATCCGAAATGTAAACATGGGTATGAACTCTACCAAAAACGATGTAGTACTATTAAATAGCGATACAATAGTCACACCACACTGGCTAAGTCATCTAGTATACTGTGCATACTCAAGTAACGAGATAGGTACTGTAACACCATTTTCCAATGCATCAGATATTTCCATACAAGAATTTGATAATAAAAACTTCGATGAAATAAACAAAAATGCTTACCGATTAGATAAGTTATCATATAACCTAAATATTGAAGCACCCACAGGTAACGGTTTTTGCATGTTCATCAAACGAGCCTGTATAGAAGAAGTAGGTCTTTTTGATGAAACCTTCGGAAAAGGTTATGGTGAAGAAACAGATTTCACTTACAGAGCATTAAATAATGGATGGTTAAATATAAGAAATGATTCAGTATTCATATATCATAGAAGACATGCCTCATTTAAAAAAGAAAACACTAATAATTTAAAAGCAAGAAACAAGAAAATACTAGAAAAAAGATATCCTAGTTTATACGATGATTGGAATGAATTCGTACAATCAAAATCATTACAAGACTCACTAGAAAGAATACGATTACATCATGATGATATTAAAAATCCTGAAAGAATATTATACGTAACTGGAATAGAAAAGAATACACCAATCCTTGATGAAGATTATCATAAAATTGCAGATTATTACGATACATATATCCTAACACTACACAGTAAACAGATCAAATTAGGAGTTATAAGGGAAGGTAGATTCGTATTATACGAAAAATGGGATATAACATCAAAATGGGATCAGAACACATATGTCTCATTATATACAAATATCCTACTAAATTTAAAAATTGACCTGGTCTATGTAAAATACCTATACTCATACTATAATCCAAATAATCAGGATTTATCATTATTCATACGATTATTATCACGATTTGAAATTCAAGCATTATATGAGGCAACATGCAACAAGGAAAACATACATGAAACAATACACAACCTATTAAATCCACATGAATCACTCAAGGAATTAATAAACAAGAAAACACATGAAATTGACTTTAACAATTCAAAATTAGTAGTTTACACAGCATTAACTGGAAACTATGATGAATTAGTTACTCCACTAGTCATAAACCCTAAATTCGATTACATCTGTTTCACAGACAATCCAAACCTAAAATCAGATTTCTGGACAATCAAGTACATGGAAGAAGAACACATAGACAAGATACGAAAAGCCAGAAAATATAAGATATTACCACATAAATACCTAAAAGAATACGATTATTCATTATGGATAGATGCAAACTTTGACATAATAGGAGATATTGAAGAATACATTCACAAATATTCATCAAACAATAAACTATTAGTAATAAAACACGATATCCGGGATGACATATACGATGAAGCAGAAGAATGCATACGACTAGAAAAAGACACACCAGAACTAATACACAAACAAATAGCAAGATATGCAGAAGACAATTATCCAAGACACAACGGATTAATAGCAAGTGGAATAATATTCAGAAATCATAATAATCAAGAAGTAAAAGCATTAATGAACGAATGGTACCGAGAAGTACAAGATTATAGTAGACGAGACCAATTAAGTTTTAACTATGTATGCTGGAAAAACAACTTCGAATACGATGAAAGTCCAATATTCTATTTCAAAAACCAGTACTTCCAAAGATTATTACACGTCGGAGACAATAATATCAACTTAAAATATGATGAAGAAAGTATTAACAGAATATTAGAATCATTTAATCAGAAAACATCAATCATAATACCAATATACAACGCTTATGAAGAAACAAAAGCATGCATAGAAAGCGTACTAAAATACACTACAACACCATACGAATTACTATTAATCAATGACTGCAGTACCGACAAACGGATAGAAGAATTATTATCTAAATACCAAGATTATCTAAATATAACAGTAATAAATAATGAACAAAACCAGGGATTTGTAAGAAATATTAATCTAGGCTTTGAAAAAACAAGTGACGATGTAATAATACTCAACAGTGACACGGAAGTCACACCAAAATGGTTGCAAAAACTAAAAATAGCAGCATATTCCAAAGAAAACATAGCCACAGTAACCCCACTATCAAACAATGCCGGAGCATTTTCAGTTCCAATAGTAGATGAGGACAATGAATTACAACCAGAATTAGGAGTTACAGGAACAAGTAATTTAATCGAAAAAATATCAAAAAACATCAAATTATATGTTCCGACAGGAAACGGCTTCTGCATGTATATCAAACGAGAAGCAATCTACTCCGTAGGCTTCTTTGACCAAATATTTGGTAAAGGATACTGTGAAGAAAATGATTTCTGTATGAGACTGCTTGAAAAAGGATGGTTAAACGTTATAGAACCTTCAACATACATCTATCATAAACATAACGTATCCTTCGCATCATTAAAAGACGAATTATACCTGAAAAATCGTCAATTGTTGGAAGAAAAATATCCTGATTACAGTTTAAAACTATTAGATATGCTACGATCATACAATTTAAGAGATATAAGAAAAAGAATAGCAGTAATGCTAGAATCTGAGAATAACTATAAATTCAATGTCCAAAGAATACTATACTTAATTCATGAAGGAACAGGTGGAACATTACATACAAGCATAGAACTAATGGGAAATTTACCAGATAACATAGAATCATACATATTAACCGCAGGAAAAGAAGAAATAAAATTATATAAATACACAAAGTCAGTAAATGATTCACAAAGTAGTGAAGAGGATGATGATGAATTTTTACAACATTTAACATTATTATCCACATGGACTATAAAAAATGAATACTCCATAAAAGACGTATTCAATAATGAATTTAGAAGAATTTACTTCAACATACTATGTTCATTAAAGATAGACTTAGTTCATATTAGACATTTAATCAGACATTCATTTGACATGCCATACATAGCAAAACAGATCGGAATACCAGTAATATTATCATTCCACGACTTTTACTACGTCTGTCCATCACACAATTTAATAGATGATACCGAAAAATATTGTGGAGGGCACTGTAGTCCAATCAAAAATAATCAGGGGCAATGTGATATTACTGGAGGATTAAATGCACCACTATTAAAAACATACATCACACAATGGAGAAAAGAAGTTTCACAAATGCTTGACAATTGTGATGCATTCGTAACAACATCACAATCAGCGTATGATATTTACACAGAATTTTATCCAAAACTATCTGAAAAAACTTTTATGATAATTGAACATGGAAGAGATATTTCCACACCGGATAAAATAAACCAGAAGCTTCCAACATTCAAAGATCAACCAATAAGGATATTATTCCCTGGACATATTAATGTAAATAAAGGTGGTTGGCTAATCAAAGCAATAAAAGAGTATGATACAGAAAATAGGTTAGAATTCCATTATATGGGAAATATTCATTCAAAATTCCATCTTGAAGATATTGGAATACATCATGGTTACTATAAACGCAGTGAATTTTGTAAAGAAGTAGAAAAAATTAAACCACACTTCATAGGATTATTCTCTATATGGCCTGAAACATACTGTCATACATTAACCGAAAGTTGGGGATGTGGAATACCAGTAATCACCCTGGATATGGGAGCGCTTGGTGAACGTGTAAAAAGACATGGTGGAGGATACTTTATAGAAAATAATCCTAAAAAAGCATATGATAAAATAATTGAAATTTCAGAAAATGATTCTCAATATGATGAGATTATCAATCAAATAACCAAAATCAACTTTAAATCTACTAAACAAATGGCAGATGAGTATATGGAGTTATATAAAAATTTTTTAGACTTTAATTAA
- a CDS encoding Ig-like domain repeat protein produces MKNNIKYFVVLFVLLIFGISCAYAANETSDSTVSDDTVTAQPSEVNKVITKTNTKDKTVKTGYNEVTSYNQLADELTEKTTEKTVYLKKGTYKATKTINLWDSPTLKKVEIFGNGAVIDGSNSKQFLKIFKNVKVTVHDLTIKNTKGGERSGAIDVNAKGMLVADNCTFINAVSTGKGGAITDSGSSTIQNCKFIGCTSGHGGAIWSTGENGGTFKLENSVFTKNKASVKNNNDRTAVVYYLHLKNVKISNNVFDNNIGRPLHSFKSVSDVTGNTFKNIVLNAPKDTIRGAVIDNYEANINIINNEFNNIKISAKSVKGGLLYNEIGTSSFEDNKITGLKISSTERTDSLNGGILFNRHSTLSVAYNTISNTNNGYKVHGGSLYNNGGKLSVFTNTFKTTSTASNEIRGGAMYNDPSGTLVQGGNDFSGIKNIGKENKREIYGSSSVKTAPKKSTKVTLNKVTGVVGDTVNIEATVKDNRGIGVTSGNLAFNVNGKKTTIKTNKDGVFTYKYKTTKVGSNTVTATFAANNKYTASSAKKTFTITKKTSKLTVTKVANKIYNDKVTITGKLVDNSGAVIKNANVKVKFNTQTVTVKTNTKGVYTTKVTANKVGKNNVTVAFAGNTNTKASSVKTTFYVGKKATKVTLNKIADVTVGDEVTVTGKLTDVSGVVIKNANLRVRISGQLQNVKTNSNGIFTAKATTKKVGANKIAVLYEATTNYKLSSLESTFNVVKATD; encoded by the coding sequence ATGAAGAATAACATTAAATATTTTGTAGTGTTATTTGTTTTATTAATCTTCGGTATATCTTGTGCATATGCTGCCAATGAAACATCAGATTCAACTGTTTCTGATGATACGGTAACAGCACAACCTTCTGAAGTTAATAAAGTTATAACAAAAACAAATACTAAAGACAAAACAGTTAAAACTGGATATAATGAAGTAACATCATATAATCAATTAGCTGATGAATTAACGGAAAAAACTACCGAAAAAACAGTTTATCTTAAAAAAGGAACATACAAAGCAACAAAAACTATTAATCTTTGGGATAGTCCAACACTTAAAAAGGTTGAAATTTTCGGTAATGGAGCAGTAATAGATGGTTCAAACTCAAAACAATTCTTAAAAATATTTAAAAATGTTAAAGTTACAGTTCATGATTTAACCATTAAAAATACTAAAGGGGGAGAACGATCTGGAGCTATTGATGTAAATGCTAAAGGAATGTTAGTAGCTGATAACTGTACCTTCATCAATGCTGTTTCAACAGGTAAAGGTGGAGCTATAACAGACTCAGGATCATCAACCATACAAAACTGTAAATTTATAGGATGTACATCAGGTCATGGTGGAGCTATATGGAGTACTGGTGAAAATGGAGGAACATTTAAACTAGAAAACTCTGTATTCACTAAAAACAAGGCAAGTGTTAAAAATAATAACGACAGAACAGCAGTAGTTTACTATTTACATCTAAAAAATGTAAAAATAAGCAACAATGTATTTGATAACAACATAGGCAGACCACTCCATTCATTTAAATCTGTTTCAGATGTAACCGGTAACACCTTCAAAAACATAGTATTAAATGCTCCAAAAGATACAATAAGAGGAGCAGTAATTGATAACTATGAAGCAAACATTAACATAATCAACAATGAATTCAATAACATTAAAATATCTGCAAAAAGTGTTAAAGGTGGACTATTATACAACGAAATAGGAACATCCTCATTTGAAGATAACAAAATCACAGGCTTAAAAATTTCCTCAACAGAAAGAACTGACAGTTTAAATGGTGGAATATTATTCAACAGACATTCAACATTATCAGTAGCATATAACACTATAAGCAACACCAACAATGGATATAAAGTTCATGGTGGATCATTATATAACAATGGTGGAAAATTATCTGTTTTCACAAACACCTTCAAAACAACAAGCACTGCTTCAAATGAAATAAGAGGTGGGGCAATGTATAACGATCCAAGTGGAACATTAGTTCAGGGTGGAAATGATTTCAGTGGAATTAAAAACATTGGAAAAGAAAACAAAAGAGAAATCTATGGATCAAGTTCAGTAAAAACCGCTCCTAAAAAATCAACAAAAGTCACCTTAAACAAAGTAACAGGAGTAGTTGGTGACACTGTAAACATAGAAGCTACCGTTAAAGATAATAGAGGAATAGGAGTAACAAGTGGAAACTTAGCATTTAATGTAAATGGTAAAAAAACAACAATAAAAACCAACAAGGATGGAGTATTCACATACAAATACAAAACTACAAAAGTAGGATCCAACACAGTAACAGCAACATTTGCAGCAAATAACAAATACACAGCAAGTTCTGCTAAAAAAACATTCACTATAACTAAAAAAACTAGTAAACTCACAGTAACCAAAGTAGCTAACAAAATATATAATGATAAAGTTACAATAACTGGTAAATTAGTTGATAATTCAGGTGCAGTAATTAAAAATGCAAATGTTAAAGTGAAATTTAACACTCAAACAGTCACTGTAAAAACTAATACTAAAGGAGTATACACAACTAAAGTAACTGCTAATAAAGTTGGTAAAAACAATGTTACAGTAGCTTTTGCAGGTAATACCAATACTAAAGCATCCAGTGTTAAAACAACTTTTTATGTAGGTAAAAAAGCAACAAAAGTTACTCTCAATAAAATAGCAGATGTAACCGTGGGAGATGAAGTAACAGTAACAGGTAAATTAACTGATGTTTCTGGTGTTGTAATTAAAAATGCTAACTTAAGAGTAAGAATTAGTGGTCAACTTCAAAATGTAAAAACAAATAGTAACGGTATATTCACAGCTAAAGCAACTACTAAAAAGGTAGGTGCTAATAAAATAGCCGTACTTTACGAAGCTACTACTAATTATAAGCTTTCTAGTCTTGAATCTACATTTAACGTAGTTAAAGCAACAGACTAA